The DNA segment TTAGTTTATCCTTACTATTTAAAATATCCCTACTTATTTAATTTGTCAAACAATGTTTTCCGGCGCATAACATCGCGCAGCGATTTTATTTTTTGACTACCTTCCACTTATTTAAAACTTGTTCGATTTTCAGCACTTCCTCCCGGCCATCCTCGACTTCCTGGCCGGTTAAAATTAGGTCCCACAGCCGGCCGTTGGGCGTCAGCAGGCGCCTGGAAAAGTCGGGTTCGCCGAAGTCGGTTTTACCGTAATATCGGTGAATTTTTTCTTTAAGCGGCTCAACCATGGCAGGATCGATCAGATCCAACTCAGCGAGACGGTATAAAAAGGCTTCGGCCGAAACACCGAAACGGTGCTTGATGCGCAGCAACAGTTCATAAGACCAGCGCTTTTTTTGAATGCCCAGTTGGGCAACCGTGTCCCGCACGGCGCTGGCCGGCATCAAAAAGGTGGCGGCAAAGCGCCGGGCCGCCCGAAAAACGGTAAAGCGTTTTTGGCCTAAAGGCTCGGCCCCGTCTTCGGTTTCAAATAGTTGTTGGCCTCGGTTCATACCGTATGTGAGAATCAACACGTTGCCAAGTTCAGATGCCAGCCGAAAAAGCTGCCGTTCAGGGTTTTCACGAGCATTGAGAAAAAAAAACGCGTTTTGATATAACGGATCATAATATGAAAAGCTGTCCATGGGTTTTGGCATGGAAACGACAATCACACGAAACCCCTGGTTTTCAAAGAGTTCAAAATAATCGAACACAACGCCGTGTTCGATACCCATAAAGCGACGGACCGTTTGCGAGAGCGCTTCCATCCCGTTTTCGGTGGCTTCAAAAGGGATCAGCAGCGGAATCCGAGCCTGTTTTTGAGCATTGCAAATATCCTCCAAAGCCCAGAAGGCAGCGATGATATCAAGGGCCATGGTCTTGATTC comes from the Candidatus Desulfatibia profunda genome and includes:
- a CDS encoding helix-turn-helix domain-containing protein — translated: NLRRQRNWTMAELAAKIGMNPVPLGRIERGMNAPSASVIYRLAKTLGVSVDTLFAEHEQDFRSLQQDSSSDPFPVPLDTPAETLPPRIKTMALDIIAAFWALEDICNAQKQARIPLLIPFEATENGMEALSQTVRRFMGIEHGVVFDYFELFENQGFRVIVVSMPKPMDSFSYYDPLYQNAFFFLNARENPERQLFRLASELGNVLILTYGMNRGQQLFETEDGAEPLGQKRFTVFRAARRFAATFLMPASAVRDTVAQLGIQKKRWSYELLLRIKHRFGVSAEAFLYRLAELDLIDPAMVEPLKEKIHRYYGKTDFGEPDFSRRLLTPNGRLWDLILTGQEVEDGREEVLKIEQVLNKWKVVKK